Proteins from a genomic interval of Lolium perenne isolate Kyuss_39 chromosome 1, Kyuss_2.0, whole genome shotgun sequence:
- the LOC127315340 gene encoding protein ROLLING AND ERECT LEAF 2, with protein MGCAQSRIENEEAVARCKERRQHMKAAVAARNAFAAAHSAYASSLRDTGAALSEFAHGEGVPPPPPPALAAADPKPGGRLSASTAAAAPAPGPIDEEMPPPPPIDTMLPPPPPLPEFSPSPGKIHRSMSMPMPPKAEARGPAAMLHTDSIREEDEVEEEDEDDATDDDDAQLDNRRRRLRHRHQAQPASSPPPPETPITPQPPPPPPPQLDPKSGSVDTWDYFFSMEEGMAASLATEDDEIVPDPEDNHYIPASPPPPPRSPPPPPPPAPIPSSYDNDDEDDEPRTPEMATPPPTLPPKHPKKKKGKGKAKAKTKEAHHQHTESAPPVTLVAGWGKPGNGKVAPAEAAPRVDLLRVLKEIDDSFLRASESAKEVSTLLEANRMHYHSNFADNAKGQGHIDHSARVMQIITWNRSFSGLQNGDDGKDDFENDPSETLATVVDKILAWEKKLYDEVKAGEIMKLEYQRKVALLNRQKKNNATIDVLEKTKAAVTHLHTRYIVDMQSMDSTVSEIQHLRDNQLYQKLLDLADRMAKMWEDMHMHHANQLKTVLDLKSADISDSNIETSAHHHSHTRQLRDIVEKWNLNFSDLMSHQKEYINALYSWLKLNLIPIESSLKEKVASPPRMQQPPVKALLQSWNEHLAKLPDDLARHAIISFRAVLDTILSVQDEELKQKENCNQLRKEYSRKARAFEDWYHKHGQRRTFDDPESGEGTSQKDAISEKRFAVESLKNKLDDEVEVHNKLSKQVREKSLSILKAHLPELFRALTDFSSASFGMHSQLRLMSLMQDQGSHN; from the exons ATGGGGTGCGCGCAGTCGCGGATCGAGAACGAGGAGGCGGTGGCGCGATGCAAGGAGCGCCGCCAGCACATGAAGGCGGCCGTGGCGGCGCGCAACGCCTTCGCCGCCGCGCACTCCGCCTACGCCTCCTCCCTGCGCGACACCGGCGCCGCGCTCTCCGAGTTCGCGCACGGGGAGGGCGTGCCCCCGCCGCCCCCTCCCGCGCTCGCCGCGGCGGACCCCAAGCCCGGCGGCAGGCTCTCCGCCTCGACCGCGGCCGCGGCCCCTGCGCCGGGGCCGATAGACGAGgaaatgccgccgccgccgcccatcgacacgatgctgccgccgccgccgccgctgccggagTTCTCCCCCTCCCCCGGGAAGATCCACCGCTCCATGAGCATGCCCATGCCGCCCAAGGCCGAGGCCCGGGGCCCCGCCGCCATGCTCCACACCGACTCCATCCGGGAAGAGgacgaggtagaagaagaagacgaggacgacgccaccgacgacgacgacgcccaactcgacaaccggcgccgccggctgCGGCACCGCCACCAGGCGCAGCCCGCGTCATCCCCGCCTCCCCCCGAAACCCCCATAACCCCCCAGCCACCACCCCCACCCCCGCCCCAACTCGACCCCAAGTCTGGGAGCGTCGACACCTGGGACTACTTCTTCTCCATGGAGGAGGGGATGGCAGCCTCCCTCGCCACCGAGGACGACGAGATCGTCCCAGACCCCGAGGACAACCACTACATCCCCGCCTCCCCACCCCCTCCACCCCGctccccacccccacccccaccaCCGGCACCCATACCCTCCTCCTACGacaacgacgacgaggacgacgaacCCCGCACGCCGGAGATGgccacgccgccgccgacccTCCCGCCCAAGCAccccaagaagaagaagggcaaggGCAAGGCCAAGGCCAAAACCAAGGAGGCGCACCACCAGCACACCGAGTCCGCCCCCCCGGTCACGCTCGTCGCGGGCTGGGGGAAGCCCGGCAACGGCAAGGTCGCCCCCGCCGAGGCTGCGCCGCGGGTGGACCTCCTCCGGGTGCTCAAGGAGATCGACGACAGCTTCCTCAGGGCGTCCGAGAGCGCCAAGGAGGTCTCCACTCTGCTCGAGGCCAACCGGATGCACTACCACTCCAACTTCGCCGACAACGCCAAGGGTCAAG GGCATATTGATCATTCTGCTAGAGTTATGCAAATAATAACATGGAATAGATCGTTCAGCGGCTTGCAAAATGGTGATGATGGGAAGGATGATTTTGAAAATGATCCATCGGAGACTCTGGCAACTGTCGTAGATAAAATTTTAGCCTGGGAGAAAAAGCTGTATGATGAAGTGAAG GCTGGTGAGATTATGAAGCTTGAGTATCAGCGGAAGGTTGCTTTGTTAAATAGACAAAAGAAAAACAATGCTACTATTGATGTTCTGGAGAAAACTAAAGCTGCTGTAACCCATTTGCATACAAGATACATAGTTGATATGCAATCAATGGATTCAACTGTGTCAGAGATCCAGCATCTCCGTGATAATCAACTTTATCAAAAACTTTTGGATCTTGCTGACAG GATGGCAAAAATGTGGGAAGACATGCACATGCATCATGCAAACCAGCTGAAAACTGTGTTAGATCTCAAGTCAGCTGACATTTCTGATTCCAATATCGAAACAAGTGCACATCACCACAGCCACACGCGCCAGCTGCGTGATATTGTAGAGAAGTGGAACTTAAATTTTAGTGATCTCATGAGCCATCAGAAAGAGTACATAAATGCTCTCTACAGCTGGTTAAAATTGAACCTTATACCTATAGAGAGCAGCTTAAAGGAGAAAGTAGCATCGCCACCAAGGATGCAGCAACCTCCTGTTAAAGCTCTTCTCCAATCATGGAATGAGCATCTAGCCAAGCTACCCGATGATCTTGCCAGACATGCCATCATTAGCTTTCGGGCAGTCCTGGACACCATATTAAGTGTCCAAGACGAGGAGTTGAAACAGAAGGAGAACTGTAACCAACTTCGCAAGGAATACTCACGGAAAGCTCGGGCATTCGAGGACTGGTATCACAAGCACGGACAGCGTAGAACTTTTGATGATCCAGAGAGCGGCGAGGGGACGAGCCAAAAGGATGCAATTTCGGAGAAGAGATTCGCTGTAGAGAGCCTGAAAAACAAGCTGGATGATGAGGTTGAAGTCCATAATAAGTTGTCCAAGCAAGTCAGGGAGAAATCTCTTTCCATCCTGAAAGCACACCTGCCAGAGCTGTTCCGTGCTCTGACTGACTTTTCTAGTGCTTCTTTCG